TCTTAAACTGAATAGCTTGAAAAGCCGATATGGGCTTGCCAAATTGTACTCTTTGCTTTGAATACTCGATGGCATAATCAAGCGCTCCCTCTGCAACACCAAGAGCCAAAGAAGCAGCCACAGGCCTTTCCATATTCAAACTTTTCATAGCCGCAATGAAACCTTCTCCTTCAGGCCCCATCATCATACTTTTAGGACATCTATAACCGTCAAGCACGATATCACCTGTTACTGAACCTCTAGCACCTAATTTATCCTCCTTTCTTCCCAATGAGAAACCCGGTTTATCCTTTTCCACTATGAATGTGCTTATTCCTTTATATTTCTTCTCATGGTCTGAAGTTCTTGCAAAAAAAGAATAAATATCAGCAACACCTGCATTTGTAATCCATCTTTTTTCGCCAGTGATTATATAATCATCTCCATCTTTTACTGCCCGGGCTTTTAGATTTGCAAGGTCTGACCCGGCTTCTGGCTCGCTCATTGCTACAGCGCCAAGAATTTCACCGGAAGCAAGCTTCGGGAAAAATTGCCTCTTTTGTTCCTCATTTGCCATATGAAACATAGGAAAAAGACAGAGACAGTTGGTTGCAAGAATCATTGCGCAGGACATATCTGCTTTGGCAATCTCCTCTATTACCATACAAACTGTTAAAAGGTCCGCTCCTATGCCATCATATTCAACAGGTATTGGCAAAGCGAGAATTCCCTCATTGGCAAATACTTCCTTTATATCCCAAGGATATTCTCCTTTTTTATCAATCTCTTCTGCCCTTGGAATTATCAGGTCCTTGCATATCTTTTTTACCGTTTGAAGTATCGATTTCTGTTCTTCGTCTAATTCAAATTTTAATGCAATCTCACTCATCATTTACCCCCACATCGTTTAAATTATTAAAGGTTGAAACGCTTTTTTATATCTTGACAAATCAATAACTTACTTTTATATGAAGAAATCTTTTTATAAAATGATACTTTAATTTGTCAAGCTGAAAAGTAAGATATGAGGAGCTCAAATGACGACGAAATCCCATTTTTTAGATTATCTTTTCAATCCCAAATCGATTGCGCTTGTAGGAGCCTCTGGAAAAGAAGGCAAAATCGGATATTTTTATCTAAAAAATCTGCTCGAATATAAGGGAAAGATATTCCCGGTAAATCCTAAAGAAGAGGAAGTATTGGGAACAAAATGCTACAAATCCGTTTCAGAAATCGATGAAGAAATAGATTTGGCTGTTCTCGTTATAGCTTCCAAATTCGTCGTGGATGTCATTAAAGAATGTGCTGAAAAAAAGGTCAAAGTTGCTGTCGTAACTAGCGCAGGATTTAGTGAAACAGGTGAAGAAGGCAAAAAACTCGAAGAAGAGATGCTTTCTATTGCAAGGAAAGCAGGAATGCGTATAGTTGGACCAAACTGTTTTGGAATTAGAAACTGCAATGCATCTCTCAATGCTACATTTTCCTTTGAAGCGTCAAAAGAGCCGGGGACAATTTCATTTCTAACCCAAAGCGGCGGCGGCGGAGAGGTAATCTATATTCAGGGGATGGATGAAGGCCTGAAATTTTCCAAATTTATGGTATGCGGAAATAAGAGCGACCTCGATGACTATGAAGTTATTGACTATTTCGGCAATGATCCTGAAACAAATGTCATATGCCTATTCCTTGAATCAATCAAAGAAGGACGAAAATTTTATGAATCAGCAAAAAAAGTGTCTTCAAAAAAACCGATTGTTGTATGCAAAGTAGGAAGGACAGAAGGCGCTGCAAGAGCTGCATCATCACATACAGCAGCGATAGCAGGCAATACTGTGGCATTTGATACGGCCTTTAAGCAAGCCGGCTTAATCCAAACACGCAATGCACAGGAGCTGATAGATGTAGTCAAAGCCGTCGATTGGCAGCCACTGCCAAGAGGAAATAAATTAGGCATTATTACTGCCTCCGGCGGGCTTGGAGTTGAACTTACAGACCTTGCCGAAGAATCAGGGCTTGAAGTACCTGAATTGGAGCCTGAAATTCAGGAAAGAATTAAAGCCCTCATCCCTCCTTTTGCGAGCGCAAGAAATCCTGTTGATATGACACCTATATGGGGACAGTTTAGTGAGGTAATGAAAAAAACTATTGAAGCTTTTTATGAAAGCAATAAGGTTGATATAATCGTACCAATCATCGTCCTCAGGGCAACGAGAATGACTGACCTTCTTGAATCCGTCAGAGATTCAATACTCGAATGTCAGAATAAATATGAAGCAAAAAAACCGGTCTATATCTGCTGGATTAGTTTAAAAGACTCTATTCAGAACAAACAAATTTTCGAAAATGCAAAAATACCCTGTTATGAATGGACAGGAAGAATAGCACGCACTTCTGCGCTTGTTAGGGAATACGCATCGTATTTGGAAAAGCTGAAAAATTGATATATCCGTAGAATTAAAAATATTCAAAGAGAGTTATTGTTAAAAAGAAAAAAATAGAGGAAGATGAAATAATGAGAGGTGAAGAAAAAGCAAAAAGGATTTTTTCTGGAGCGAGAGAGGAAAACCGCTCCTATGTTTTGGAATATGAAGTCAAAGAAATTCTAAAAGGTTATGAAATCGATGTAACAAAAGAAGTAATTTGTAAAACTACCGACGAAGCACTTCAAGCAGCCAGCAGTATTGGATATCCACTTGTTTTGAAAATCGTATCAACAGAAGTTGTTCATAAAAGT
This sequence is a window from Candidatus Schekmanbacteria bacterium. Protein-coding genes within it:
- a CDS encoding acyl-CoA dehydrogenase, whose translation is MSEIALKFELDEEQKSILQTVKKICKDLIIPRAEEIDKKGEYPWDIKEVFANEGILALPIPVEYDGIGADLLTVCMVIEEIAKADMSCAMILATNCLCLFPMFHMANEEQKRQFFPKLASGEILGAVAMSEPEAGSDLANLKARAVKDGDDYIITGEKRWITNAGVADIYSFFARTSDHEKKYKGISTFIVEKDKPGFSLGRKEDKLGARGSVTGDIVLDGYRCPKSMMMGPEGEGFIAAMKSLNMERPVAASLALGVAEGALDYAIEYSKQRVQFGKPISAFQAIQFKIADMKTQVEAARLLLYTACIKAQHQTPDSTMYSSMAKAFVTDTAMKVTTEAVQILGGYGCTREYPVERMFRDAKITQIFAGTNEVQRIVISREALKD
- a CDS encoding acetyl-CoA synthetase, which encodes MTTKSHFLDYLFNPKSIALVGASGKEGKIGYFYLKNLLEYKGKIFPVNPKEEEVLGTKCYKSVSEIDEEIDLAVLVIASKFVVDVIKECAEKKVKVAVVTSAGFSETGEEGKKLEEEMLSIARKAGMRIVGPNCFGIRNCNASLNATFSFEASKEPGTISFLTQSGGGGEVIYIQGMDEGLKFSKFMVCGNKSDLDDYEVIDYFGNDPETNVICLFLESIKEGRKFYESAKKVSSKKPIVVCKVGRTEGAARAASSHTAAIAGNTVAFDTAFKQAGLIQTRNAQELIDVVKAVDWQPLPRGNKLGIITASGGLGVELTDLAEESGLEVPELEPEIQERIKALIPPFASARNPVDMTPIWGQFSEVMKKTIEAFYESNKVDIIVPIIVLRATRMTDLLESVRDSILECQNKYEAKKPVYICWISLKDSIQNKQIFENAKIPCYEWTGRIARTSALVREYASYLEKLKN